AATAGTTAATTCCATGAGAGTATGCGTAGTCTACAAGTTCCTGAGTCTTAGCTACATCTATAGGAGCTCTTCTTCCGCCTTCTCCAGTTGTAGGGAACCTCATGCAGCCAAATCCCAGCATGGCAATCATGTCTCCGTTTTTAGGATTTTTCCTTTTATCTACAAGTTTAATCCCGCCCTTTTTAATCTTTTCAGAAATATCATTCAGAAAAGGATTGCTCTTAAATGACATTAAAGAGGCTGCGCCGACCACTCCAAGTCCCATAATCTCAATGGCTCTGCGGCGGCTGATTTTTTTCCCGGAATTATTATCGTTGCTCATATTCTTAATTTTTAATTTTTTTATCTCGACAGATTTTGTTTCACCTTGTAAATTTAAGCAAAATTAACTCTCAAATAATCATGGCATCTTCCTAATCTGTAAAAATGGTAGGGAATCTCTCTTTTTGGTTGAGGCCGGTTGAGTATTGGGTAGTGATGGGATAAAAAAGAAAGCCCGGTTTTTAACGCCGGGCTGTTAGGGACCATCAAAATGTGGTTATGTAGGGTTATATTAAAGTTATTGTGAATGGCCCCTGATTTTTAAACTAATATGAAGTAAATTTTAATGATCGCACCAATTAATTATTTGTACTCTGAGTATTGCTCTGCGTATTATTGCTATCCTGCGAACTCTTTTTGTCTTTACAGAAAGGGCAATTCTCATTCATCTCTTTTTCTGTCTGCTCTTTGTCATACATATTGTATTGATAGTCAGAAAGAATCTCTTTTAGTCTTGCCATTTTCTTCTCTTTTGCAGCCTTTGCCTCTTCCGGCGTGCACTTAGGAGCAAACCCCGGCATCATCTTGTGACCTCTCTTGAATCCCGTTGTATCTCTCTGGTGCATACCTCCCTGCTGCATATCCGGACGTTGTCCGCGTCCCATACCGGGACCCATTCCACCGGGGCCGCCGCCCATAGGACCACCTTGGAAACCTCCTCCATTCTGATTATCAGAATTTTTCTTATTGCTGCTTCCTGCAAGAACTTGGGCCTCTGCAAGATTTACTTTGTACACTTTCTTATATTGCTGATCTGATAGCTGCAAATTTTTTTGCATTCTCTCTGTCTCAGCTTTTGCAATTTGCTCCGCGGTCATCACTTGAGGACCGGGGGCCATCATGTGGTGATTGAATTTACCGTTTACATGAGTTGTGTCTTGTGCAAATGTAAATGAATACATTAATGTAAGACCGATTGTCAGGAATGATACTAAAATCTTTTTCATCTCTCTTTTTATTTTTCGTCAACGGTTGAGTAATTATCAAATCCTGTGCGAAAGTATGCAAGGGATGCTGTTTTTTCCAATAATTTAGACAAACAAGAAGATTTTATCTACAAATAAAGAATTATTGAGCGGCTGCTCTTTTCTTTAGCCCCATCTCCTTTCCTTTTTTCTTCATAAGGGCCAGCGCTTGCTTGATGTTGTTCTCAATGACGCCATCCAGAATGGCATTTTTGATATATTCTTTTAATACTCCAATCTCTTTCCCAGGCTGAATATCAAAGTATTGCATTACAACCTCGCCGGTAATAGGATTCTTAAAATTCCGCAGCGCGTCTTTAGCCTCAACCTCTACAAGTTTCTCTCTGACAAGCTGAAAATTGTTTTTGTGCTTGCGTACAATTGCATCATTTTTTGAAGTAATATCTGCCTCGCACAATGTCATCAAATCGTCAATATCATCGCCTGCATCAAAAAGTAAACGTCTTATTGCAGAGTCAGTTACGCTCTCTTCCACAAGCGCTATGGGACGCAGATGAAGCCTTACCATTTTCTGCACATACTTCATTTTTTCATTAAGAGGCATCTTCAGCTGCTTGAAAATTCCGGGTACCATTCTGGCTCCCATAAGGTCATGACTATGAAAGGTCCAGCCTGTTCCCTGTTCAAATTTTTTAGTCGCCGGCTTGCCAATATCGTGCAGTAGCGCTGCCCATCTCAACCACAAATTATCTGTGTGAGGGCAGATGTTGTCTACCACTTTTAGCGTATGTGCAAAATTATCTTTATGGCCTTTACCTTCCAGAGTCTCAACGCCTTGCAAGTTGCTGATCTGCGGAAGAAATTGGGGCAGAAGTTCAGTATCCTGCAGCAGCTGGAATCCGATAGAAGGCTTAGGAGTCATTAAAATTTTATTAAGCTCTTCTGCTATTCTTTCTCTCGACAGAATTTTAAGTCTCTCCTTATTTCTCTTTATGCTTTCAAGTGATTCAGGTACAATTGTAAACTGCAGCTGTGCGGCAAAACGGATTGCGCGTATCATTCTCAGCGGATCATCTGAATATGTTACGTCCGGGTCTAAAGGGGTGCGAATGAGACCTTTCTGCAAGTCTGCAACTCCGCCGAACGGGTCAATTAAATTTCCGTAATCCTCTTTTTGCAAGCTGAACGCTAGGGCGTTTATTGTAAAATCTCTCCTCTCCTGGTCCTCTTTAAGAGTTCCATCTTCAACTATTGGTTTTCTGGAATCTGCTCTGTATGACTCTTTTCTGGCCCCCACGAATTCAACCTCCAGCCCGTGATATTTAAGCATTGCGGTACCAAAATTTTTGAAGACGGAAACTTTTGTCTTCACTTTTTTTGCCACTCCCCGTGCAAGTTCAATTCCGCTCCCCTCCGCAACAATGTCAATATCGGTACATGGTCTCTGCAAGAAACAGTCCCTCACGTATCCTCCAATCACAAAAGCTCTAACGCCTTGTTGCTCTGCAGTTTTACTTATAATCTCAAATATTTTATTCTCTAAAAAATTCATCAAAATTTTATTAAACTGTCGGGATGAAACTACAGCTCGCCGTACTGCGGAACATCACTTATAAATTCATACTTCTCCTCTTTGCTGTTATACTCGCAGGCAAAGGTAGCAACTCCATTTGTAATTGCCAGCCACTTTACTTTTAGGATAAGCGCGTAACGCCAAATCTGCTCAAATGTGTCCTTAGTTATTTTTACCTCAGGAGCTTTGCACTCTATAATCATTTGAGGGTCAAGTGTTTTATTATAGCAGACAATGTCACAGCGGAACTTTACGGCGCCTATTTTAATTTCAGTCTCGCTCATCATCATGGAGAGCGGCCAGCCTCTTTTTTGATTAAGCCACTTTATAAAGTTCTGCCTTACATTCTCTTCCGGAGTAAGGGCGACATTTTTTTTTCTGAGCGGGTCAAACACTTCCATATCTGCAAAGATAGGAATTTGCCATGATAATAAATTTGTCTAATTTTGGGCTGCGGCAGAGGCCGTTAATTTTGAGTATGGCAGCAACTAGAATTGATAAAGAGGGGAGCATAAAGAAGTTTGCTTCTATAATGTCCGATATTAAAAACGGGAAGTTCCGTCCCGTTTATCTTTTAATGGGAGAAGAGCCTTATTATTTGGATATGATTCTTAAAGCTCTTGATAAACACGTACTTAGCACGGAGGCAAGGGATTTTAATTATACTTTGGTTTATGGGTCGGATATTGATGCGGGGCAGATTGTTTCTTTGTGCAGACGCTATCCTGTAGAATCCCCAAGGCAGCTGATTATTGTAAAGGAGGCTCAGCAAATTTCATCGCTGGAGCCTTTGGAAATGTATCTTAATTCTCCTGTAAAAGAGACCGTTCTGGCGCTCGCCTTTACCAATAAGAGCGTTGATAAACGGAGCGGATTTTATAAGAAAGCAAAAGGTGCTGCGGAAATTCTGGAGACTTACGCCCTGGATGAATGGAAGATTTCTTCCTGGATAATTGACTATGTGAAAAATAGCGGCTATGAAATTGACCAGGATGCGGCTCAGCTCATGGGGCAGTATACCGGGACAAGTTTGCGCAAGATAACTTTGGAAATTGATAAGCTCTTCAAGTGCATTGATGGTAAACGTATAACTGTCAAGGATATAGAGGTGAATGTCGGCATAAGCAGGGAGTTTAATGCATTTGAGCTATGCAAGGCGATAGGGGAGAAAGACAGGCGCAAAAGTTTCTCCATTGCTGAAGTTTTTGGAGACAATCCCAAGAAGTTTCCAATTCAAATGACTCTTGGAGCTATGTTCTACTATTTTAATCAGCTGCTTAAGGCTGAGGCTGTTCAGGTTAGAGATAAAGTCCCGTTTTTTCAGGCGGCTCAGCAGTGCGGAATGTTTGGCT
The window above is part of the Bacteroidales bacterium genome. Proteins encoded here:
- a CDS encoding CCA tRNA nucleotidyltransferase produces the protein MNFLENKIFEIISKTAEQQGVRAFVIGGYVRDCFLQRPCTDIDIVAEGSGIELARGVAKKVKTKVSVFKNFGTAMLKYHGLEVEFVGARKESYRADSRKPIVEDGTLKEDQERRDFTINALAFSLQKEDYGNLIDPFGGVADLQKGLIRTPLDPDVTYSDDPLRMIRAIRFAAQLQFTIVPESLESIKRNKERLKILSRERIAEELNKILMTPKPSIGFQLLQDTELLPQFLPQISNLQGVETLEGKGHKDNFAHTLKVVDNICPHTDNLWLRWAALLHDIGKPATKKFEQGTGWTFHSHDLMGARMVPGIFKQLKMPLNEKMKYVQKMVRLHLRPIALVEESVTDSAIRRLLFDAGDDIDDLMTLCEADITSKNDAIVRKHKNNFQLVREKLVEVEAKDALRNFKNPITGEVVMQYFDIQPGKEIGVLKEYIKNAILDGVIENNIKQALALMKKKGKEMGLKKRAAAQ
- a CDS encoding type I restriction enzyme HsdR N-terminal domain-containing protein, whose amino-acid sequence is MEVFDPLRKKNVALTPEENVRQNFIKWLNQKRGWPLSMMMSETEIKIGAVKFRCDIVCYNKTLDPQMIIECKAPEVKITKDTFEQIWRYALILKVKWLAITNGVATFACEYNSKEEKYEFISDVPQYGEL
- the holA gene encoding DNA polymerase III subunit delta, with translation MAATRIDKEGSIKKFASIMSDIKNGKFRPVYLLMGEEPYYLDMILKALDKHVLSTEARDFNYTLVYGSDIDAGQIVSLCRRYPVESPRQLIIVKEAQQISSLEPLEMYLNSPVKETVLALAFTNKSVDKRSGFYKKAKGAAEILETYALDEWKISSWIIDYVKNSGYEIDQDAAQLMGQYTGTSLRKITLEIDKLFKCIDGKRITVKDIEVNVGISREFNAFELCKAIGEKDRRKSFSIAEVFGDNPKKFPIQMTLGAMFYYFNQLLKAEAVQVRDKVPFFQAAQQCGMFGFREKEYENAARNFPLIKTMAVVAYIKDCDLKSKSAGGGISPDGALLNELLAKILI